The DNA window CTATACGCTAACATGGGACTCATTAGCCGACACGGCGGATGGCGATCCCTTTATTTTGTCAGCCGTCAGGGCTCTGGCGCTGtggctgcgcgaggacgagaacgagCAGCTGAGAATGGAAGCCACCGGGCTGATCGACATGCTCATGGACCTCTACAAGGCCAGCACCGAGTCTGAGAAGCTCGACTTTAGATCacccgtcctcgtcgccctggagGCTCTCGTCACGCTCGATGAGGGGCGTGAGATACTGCTCCGTCACAATGGGTGGCAGATCCTGGTGAAGGACTTGACGAATACTCTGCAAGCTGCCAAATCCAGAAGCTCGACATACGAAGCCAACGCGGCAAGAGGGGTCGAGATCGTTCGCATCCTGCTCCAAATTGCAGAGCAGGAATCTAGCGGCACGGAAgaggcatggatggatcTCATCACTGCGGTCGCCTCGTGGGATGCGTCGGCCACTCAGGAGTTGCGGCCCATTGAGCAGGAGTTTTCTGTGGCCGTGCTGCAACTATGCTGCACTCTCGTGGAGAGTGCGAGCGTCGGGATGAGGTCCAGATACAAGCACTCCGTCAGCGCCATCAATGACATTGCAGGCCAGGTGAATAGCGGTCTTGGACCGCGGTCGGTCTTGCGtgaggagatggaggacgTACTGTCGACGCTGCGGGAGCTGGACGGGCAAATCTAACTCCAAGTGCCACATTAATGATAATGCCGCGATGGGCCCAACATGCTGCCGATGCATCAACTGTGATTATAAGCAACGCGAGCGGTCCCAGACCCGTTCATGTCATCAAGCAGCCTGTCCCTCCACCGTCATCCCTCTAGTAGCCACGCCTTTCCTCTCCCCAGTATCGGCCTCCTCCCTTTTCTTCCCAgctaccgccgccagcgccttggccctcttcttcctcgcccggCGCACCTCAATCTCCACGACAGCCATCTCGGTATCCACAGACGCCAGTCGGGGAATCACCCGCTCTACCGCCTCCACGGaccgcgcctgcgccgaccgcagcgccggcggagtGAGGAGGCCGAACCATCGCAGCGGGTCCCTTACCCCGGGCTGTGCTTCACTCttcctctgctgctgctgcttctgctgctgctgcctctccTTTTCCGTCTCTCCGCCGTCATCCACGCGCTCCGCACCCTCTCCCTCCTGCTCATCCGCAgccccttctccctccttgccgtcccgctccgcctctccctccgcTCTCAGATCGCCCGCGGCTTCGACCGCAaagtccgccgccgccgcctctgctggCATGTCCACCCGCAGCGTCCGCAGCGCCCGCATCCGCTCGTCGTAGTGATCGGCGCCGTACCGCATGC is part of the Purpureocillium takamizusanense chromosome 7, complete sequence genome and encodes:
- a CDS encoding uncharacterized protein (EggNog:ENOG503P53C); its protein translation is MTSSEEHHQDQPPSQQQHEQQQQQQQQQEHIDALLQRYLTLLDEYTSLRTELSRLQTGMFQDLARANFAAERGMRYGADHYDERMRALRTLRVDMPAEAAAADFAVEAAGDLRAEGEAERDGKEGEGAADEQEGEGAERVDDGGETEKERQQQQKQQQQRKSEAQPGVRDPLRWFGLLTPPALRSAQARSVEAVERVIPRLASVDTEMAVVEIEVRRARKKRAKALAAVAGKKREEADTGERKGVATRGMTVEGQAA